GGAGAGCACAATATTCCCTTTCCCGATGTGTTGTTCGACTTCGATCAATACGTATTGCGCGACGATGCCCTGACTGCGGTGGAGGACAATGCCAAACGCTTGAGAGACCACCATGTCACCAAGGTGCTCCTGGAAGGCCGCTGCGACGAAATCGGCACCTCGGAATATAATTTGGTGTTGGGTGAACGGCGCGCCCTCTCGGTCAAACGGTACTTGGAATCGCTGGGCATGAGTCAACTGCAGGTCGATGTCACGAGTTACGGCAAGGATCGCCCCTTGTGTTTGCAGCACAACCCGGTCTGCTGGCAGAAAAATCGGAGCGTCCACTTCGTCGTCAAAGAGTAGCGCCTCGTTCGTGAAGGTTCCGTCGATGGCGGCATGCACCGAACCCGGTCATGCCGCCGCGTTCGTTCTCTTCCCTTCGCAGACGTAACACACAATTTACGATCGTCTAACCTGCCTGGAACGCGGAGCGCGTATCGTCCTGTGTCAACCATCGGTTCTGGATGCGGAGGTATCGGACCGGGTGGGAAACAGATCAGGGAGGTTATGCGTATGGTTACAGTCAGTCAGTTGATGACGACACAGCTGGTGACGGTCCCGGTCGGCACGTCGGCGGCGGACGCCGCCAGAGTCATGAATGAACGGCATGTCGGGAGCGTGTTTATCGAGCAGGACGAGCGTGTGGTCGGCATTGTGACGGAGTCCGACATCGTGCGCAAAGTCGTCGGAGAGAATCAGCCGGTGCATTACGTGCCGGTGGAATCCATCATGAGCAGCCCCGTCATCAGCCTGGATGAGCGTCGCTCGATCACCGAAGCGGCCGATCTCATGCAACATCACCACACGAGGCATCTGGGTGTGTTAAAGAGCGGCGCGATCGTCGGCGTGCTCTCGGTTCGCGATCTGTTGCAGCCGGTGTCGGTGGACGAGTTTTAACTCGCCACCGC
The sequence above is a segment of the Fimbriimonadaceae bacterium genome. Coding sequences within it:
- a CDS encoding OmpA family protein, whose protein sequence is MKCLRPFALLGLCAVAALLFLDGCASKAGTSGGKTVTPSKPRVEEQVAAAPVQEIPPPPEPTPVPLRSVEMAARNATGEHNIPFPDVLFDFDQYVLRDDALTAVEDNAKRLRDHHVTKVLLEGRCDEIGTSEYNLVLGERRALSVKRYLESLGMSQLQVDVTSYGKDRPLCLQHNPVCWQKNRSVHFVVKE
- a CDS encoding CBS domain-containing protein — its product is MVTVSQLMTTQLVTVPVGTSAADAARVMNERHVGSVFIEQDERVVGIVTESDIVRKVVGENQPVHYVPVESIMSSPVISLDERRSITEAADLMQHHHTRHLGVLKSGAIVGVLSVRDLLQPVSVDEF